The following coding sequences lie in one Polynucleobacter necessarius genomic window:
- the adk gene encoding adenylate kinase: MRLILLGAPGAGKGTQAQFICEKFAIPQISTGDMLRAAVKAGTELGIAAKKIMDAGGLVSDDIIIGLVKDRLTQPDCSKGYLFDGFPRTIPQAQAVKDAGVPIDYVLEIDVPFDAIIDRMGGRRVHPASGRAYHIKYNPPKVEGKDDVTGDPLIQRDDDKEETVRKRLQVYDDQTRPLVEYYSSWAAQASPADKVKAPAYRKVSGTGSVEDITASIFTVLK, from the coding sequence ATGCGGCTGATTCTGCTCGGTGCACCAGGTGCTGGAAAAGGCACACAAGCTCAGTTTATTTGCGAAAAATTCGCGATTCCACAAATTTCTACGGGCGATATGTTGCGCGCAGCTGTAAAAGCAGGAACCGAACTCGGTATTGCAGCTAAAAAAATTATGGATGCAGGTGGTCTCGTTTCAGATGACATCATCATCGGTCTCGTAAAAGATCGCTTAACCCAACCAGATTGCAGCAAGGGGTACTTGTTTGATGGTTTCCCAAGAACTATCCCTCAAGCACAAGCCGTGAAAGATGCTGGCGTTCCGATTGATTACGTTTTAGAAATTGACGTTCCATTTGATGCCATCATCGATCGCATGGGCGGTCGTCGTGTACACCCAGCCTCTGGTCGTGCTTATCACATCAAATACAACCCGCCAAAGGTTGAAGGTAAAGATGATGTGACTGGTGATCCATTGATTCAGCGCGATGACGACAAAGAAGAAACTGTTCGCAAGCGCCTTCAGGTATATGACGATCAAACTCGTCCGCTCGTGGAGTACTACTCGTCATGGGCTGCACAAGCCAGCCCTGCCGATAAGGTAAAAGCGCCGGCATATCGCAAGGTTAGCGGAACAGGTAGTGTTGAAGATATTACCGCTTCGATCTTCACTGTATTAAAATAA
- a CDS encoding type II toxin-antitoxin system Phd/YefM family antitoxin — protein MTTLTASEARASLYRLIDQAAESHQPIVIFGKRAKAVLVSEEDWSAIQETLFLLAIPGMRESIKEGMAEPLSKSKKALKW, from the coding sequence ATGACTACATTAACCGCAAGCGAAGCCAGAGCAAGTCTTTACCGCCTCATAGATCAGGCGGCAGAGTCTCATCAACCCATCGTTATTTTTGGGAAGCGAGCTAAGGCAGTCTTAGTTTCTGAAGAAGACTGGAGTGCCATTCAGGAGACATTATTTCTTTTGGCGATTCCGGGTATGCGCGAATCCATTAAAGAAGGCATGGCTGAACCGCTATCCAAGAGTAAAAAGGCATTGAAGTGGTAG
- the lpxK gene encoding tetraacyldisaccharide 4'-kinase — MSSSFFRKAPKFWERRGPTSLLLWPLSWLYGLVLRMRKLIQDTGLVKSTPVPVPIIIVGNIRVGGTGKTPIVIALADRLLQLGWQPGIISRGYGSSLQNTPLLVTNNSDPALVGDEPVLIAKRTHDQFPIWVFPKRQQSIRALLKHSPHVNVIISDDGLQHSGLARWPAREGGRDIEFVVRDGRGEGNRFLLPAGPLRESATRERDATLFTEKVTTTDSATHLHDEYFLGRRGFSLFSHLGDAYQLINPSNHRSLVQIADSFLPNKITAVAAIGNPQRFFDDLLKQGIAAKTIPLPDHASYTPEFFEKIHAQCILITEKDAVKCSDIKDERVWVVPMTFSLPDSLVEWLQSILQRPDPYRYNL, encoded by the coding sequence ATGTCCTCTTCTTTTTTCCGTAAAGCCCCCAAGTTTTGGGAAAGACGTGGCCCTACCAGCTTATTGCTTTGGCCGCTCTCCTGGCTTTATGGCTTGGTATTGCGCATGCGCAAGCTGATTCAGGATACTGGCTTAGTTAAATCCACACCCGTTCCTGTACCCATCATTATTGTTGGCAATATTCGTGTTGGAGGCACAGGCAAAACTCCGATTGTGATTGCTCTGGCGGATCGATTGCTACAACTGGGCTGGCAACCTGGAATCATCAGTCGTGGTTATGGCTCTTCCTTGCAAAATACTCCATTACTAGTCACCAACAATTCTGATCCTGCATTAGTAGGCGATGAGCCTGTATTGATTGCAAAACGCACACACGATCAATTTCCAATTTGGGTTTTTCCTAAGCGTCAACAAAGTATTCGAGCTTTACTCAAACACTCTCCTCATGTGAATGTAATCATTAGTGATGATGGTTTGCAACATAGTGGGTTGGCTCGCTGGCCTGCTCGTGAGGGAGGGCGTGATATTGAATTTGTGGTCCGTGATGGTCGCGGAGAAGGGAACCGTTTCCTGTTGCCTGCTGGCCCACTGCGCGAGTCAGCCACTCGCGAACGTGATGCCACTCTATTTACAGAAAAAGTAACGACTACCGACAGTGCAACTCACCTTCATGATGAATATTTTTTAGGAAGGCGTGGATTCTCACTCTTCAGTCATTTAGGTGACGCATATCAATTAATTAATCCGAGCAATCATCGGTCTCTTGTGCAAATTGCCGACAGTTTTTTACCAAACAAAATCACTGCCGTTGCCGCTATAGGAAACCCCCAACGCTTTTTTGATGATCTACTCAAGCAAGGCATTGCCGCTAAAACGATCCCCCTACCAGATCATGCAAGCTATACCCCTGAGTTCTTTGAAAAGATTCATGCGCAATGCATTCTGATTACCGAAAAAGATGCAGTGAAATGCTCTGACATTAAGGACGAACGTGTTTGGGTGGTACCAATGACTTTCAGCCTTCCTGATAGCTTGGTTGAATGGTTGCAATCTATTTTGCAACGCCCTGACCCTTATCGCTACAACTTGTAG
- the xseA gene encoding exodeoxyribonuclease VII large subunit, whose product MVARLKRKNVGDIKEILSVGDLNRAVAASLEDRFDTVWVSGEISNFKAYDSGHWYFSLKDAEGQIRCVMFRGRNGQVGFMPQSGDLVEVSASLGMYVPRGDIQLTIQTLRRAGMGGLYEAFLKLKAKLAKEGLFDEERKREIPLHPRVIGIITSPQAAALKDVLSTLARRAPHIPLVIYPTLVQGPDAPAGIISALKAAEQENVVDVILLVRGGGSIEDLWAFNDEQLAYAIAQSTIPIVSGVGHETDFTIADFVADLRAPTPTGAAELAAPRRDQLLQELDAITQALLQRINQRVECEAQTLDQLALRLSHALPNPDRMREQIQGWQQRLNQAWSVRMENWKRNQSHYQSQLEMLNPQRTLERGYAVILSGGKSELHAVRNPRELQVNNMYQVQLAEGKAKVELAKVEVDL is encoded by the coding sequence ATGGTTGCTAGATTAAAGAGAAAAAATGTCGGAGATATCAAGGAAATTCTGAGTGTTGGCGATCTTAACCGTGCCGTTGCGGCTTCCTTGGAGGACCGCTTTGATACCGTATGGGTGAGCGGGGAGATTTCCAACTTCAAGGCTTATGACAGTGGGCATTGGTATTTTTCCTTAAAGGACGCAGAGGGGCAAATCCGCTGCGTCATGTTCCGGGGACGCAATGGCCAGGTTGGCTTTATGCCGCAATCAGGAGATTTGGTTGAGGTGAGCGCTAGCTTGGGAATGTATGTTCCCCGAGGAGATATTCAGCTAACCATCCAAACTTTGCGCCGTGCTGGCATGGGTGGGCTTTACGAAGCCTTCTTAAAGCTCAAAGCCAAGTTAGCCAAAGAGGGCTTATTTGATGAAGAGCGTAAGCGTGAAATTCCGCTACATCCTCGAGTGATTGGCATCATCACTTCCCCACAAGCAGCAGCACTCAAAGATGTTCTGAGTACTTTGGCAAGAAGAGCGCCACATATTCCCCTTGTGATTTATCCAACCTTAGTACAGGGGCCTGACGCACCCGCTGGAATAATCAGTGCTCTGAAAGCTGCCGAACAGGAAAATGTAGTTGATGTCATTTTGTTAGTGCGCGGTGGAGGCAGTATTGAGGATCTCTGGGCATTTAACGATGAGCAATTGGCATACGCCATTGCACAATCCACTATTCCGATAGTCAGTGGTGTTGGGCACGAAACGGATTTCACCATCGCAGATTTTGTTGCGGATCTGCGGGCCCCTACACCAACCGGAGCTGCAGAATTGGCGGCTCCACGCCGAGATCAATTGCTACAAGAGCTTGATGCCATCACGCAGGCATTGTTACAGCGAATTAATCAACGAGTGGAATGCGAAGCTCAAACCTTAGATCAACTCGCGTTGAGATTAAGTCATGCCTTGCCCAATCCTGATCGGATGCGTGAACAAATTCAGGGTTGGCAACAAAGACTGAATCAGGCTTGGTCTGTGCGCATGGAAAATTGGAAGCGTAATCAATCGCATTACCAGTCACAACTAGAGATGCTCAATCCTCAACGAACACTAGAGCGAGGATATGCGGTGATTTTGAGTGGGGGTAAGAGTGAGCTACATGCAGTACGCAACCCTCGAGAGCTTCAAGTTAACAATATGTATCAGGTGCAATTAGCTGAAGGCAAGGCGAAAGTAGAGCTAGCAAAAGTGGAGGTAGATCTGTAG
- a CDS encoding Trm112 family protein: protein MDKRLLNILVCPMCKSPLHLDADKGELICKADRLAYPIRDDVPVMLVEEARSLTPDEIF, encoded by the coding sequence ATGGATAAAAGACTACTCAATATTTTGGTATGCCCTATGTGCAAAAGCCCATTGCATTTAGACGCCGATAAGGGTGAACTCATTTGCAAAGCAGACCGCTTAGCCTACCCTATTCGTGATGATGTTCCTGTCATGCTGGTGGAAGAAGCGCGCAGCCTCACCCCTGATGAAATTTTTTAA
- a CDS encoding ExbD/TolR family protein, with translation MSWLETHPQTRKRFSLGSSVAPVEPEINLIPFIDVLLVVLVFLMISTTFTRYQELAITLPTANGHESQAEVKQIHIAVSRDGRFAINGKVTKRSQLSSALIQLSGQGAQKDAASSLQINIDADARGAPSSSNDST, from the coding sequence ATGAGTTGGTTAGAAACACATCCTCAAACTAGAAAACGATTTTCTCTCGGCAGTAGTGTTGCACCTGTTGAACCAGAAATTAATCTCATTCCGTTTATTGATGTGTTGTTAGTCGTATTAGTCTTTTTAATGATCTCCACTACTTTTACTCGTTATCAGGAATTAGCCATTACTCTGCCGACAGCTAATGGCCACGAAAGCCAAGCGGAGGTTAAGCAAATTCATATTGCAGTGAGTCGTGATGGTCGCTTTGCCATTAACGGTAAGGTAACTAAGCGTTCGCAATTGAGTAGCGCATTAATACAACTTAGCGGACAAGGCGCTCAAAAAGATGCTGCGAGTTCTTTACAGATCAATATTGATGCAGATGCTAGGGGCGCCCCATCAAGTAGTAATGACAGCACTTGA